A window of Ipomoea triloba cultivar NCNSP0323 chromosome 2, ASM357664v1 contains these coding sequences:
- the LOC116010598 gene encoding mediator of RNA polymerase II transcription subunit 32: MDNLVDSLNSAYLEFVAAAANVLEAKESSGAQKIAVTDAALENFKQHWELFRVACDQAEEFVESVKQRIGSECLVDEATGSVSGKPGQPATSGLQPISAVRLEQMSKAVRWLVIELQHGSGTGGASSHPHPSAPFDARFSEDAAQ; this comes from the coding sequence ATGGACAATCTTGTAGACTCTCTAAACAGTGCATACCTAGAATTTGTTGCTGCAGCAGCCAATGTACTTGAAGCAAAGGAGAGCTCTGGTGCTCAAAAAATTGCGGTGACTGATGCTGCTTTAGAAAACTTTAAGCAACATTGGGAGTTGTTCAGAGTTGCTTGTGATCAAGCAGAGGAGTTTGTGGAGTCTGTAAAGCAAAGAATTGGGTCCGAGTGTTTGGTAGATGAGGCCACTGGCTCCGTTTCTGGTAAGCCCGGGCAGCCTGCTACAAGTGGGCTACAGCCCATCAGTGCAGTTCGGCTGGAGCAGATGAGTAAAGCTGTCAGGTGGTTAGTGATTGAACTGCAACATGGTTCTGGGACCGGTGGCGCATCATCACACCCCCACCCTTCCGCTCCCTTCGACGCTCGATTTTCTGAAGATGCAGCTCAATAG
- the LOC116010717 gene encoding putative lipid-transfer protein DIR1: MEACKKTGAILALLLLMVATAAAGGGGRLANDEDNSICGLSLEELMSCKEAVTAGSHNNPPSPPSTTCCAALSKAKLPCLCNFKNNDVLIKTFKINPALAVALPAKCGLPPPPCAAA, encoded by the coding sequence ATGGAAGCTTGCAAAAAAACAGGTGCCATTTTGgcgttgttgttgttaatgGTGGCGACGGCGGCCGCCGGCGGCGGTGGGAGGTTGGCAAACGACGAAGACAACTCCATTTGCGGATTGAGCTTGGAGGAGCTGATGAGTTGCAAGGAGGCAGTAACGGCAGGCAGTCATAATAATCCGCCATCGCCGCCGTCCACTACTTGCTGCGCAGCTCTTTCCAAAGCAAAACTCCCCTGCCTATGCAACTTTAAGAACAACGACGTCCTTATCAAAACCTTCAAAATCAATCCCGCCCTCGCGGTGGCGCTCCCCGCTAAGTGTGGCCTTCCTCCGCCACCTTGTGCGGCGGCTTAG